One part of the Nymphaea colorata isolate Beijing-Zhang1983 chromosome 8, ASM883128v2, whole genome shotgun sequence genome encodes these proteins:
- the LOC116259444 gene encoding squamosa promoter-binding-like protein 13A, giving the protein MDSLSYDGLERSRGAGMDWELKATSGFQNPNHSLGNSSRFSRNEGELVIDLHLGRLAERKSAKDKEARASAAAAAAAVASKRGRGASSTAATTLSSGGSQVPRCQVQGCNLDLSCSKEYHKRHKVCDAHSKTAKVIVNGVEQRFCQQCSRFHLLVEFDEAKRSCRKRLAGHNERRRKPQLAIYTGKSGKLLPVYQAGKFPYNSLPSRTSYSCQDIFSIGGLNETKYGNSNWCNAVKVDEDFIHNDQHHLPSVNSISFLKSTFSPYMDKQFPCLQDSDTTTGSVCCENGSNYTQVLATSSAISRPVFQKASLGSGSFTGFDVVPSAHSLRRVSDSVCALSLLSSQSWSSSTQSSGMAMPPPLMIQGGQASYNTGQFPDKLLTISSQLSSSGASSRFSSTGINSADDDQISAVKVPDISDSIDFGEVHTDGMFQGSDFVTSKDEHTVDLLQLSSLLQSAEQRRQVEQERQENEAFQWNHIG; this is encoded by the exons ATGGATTCTTTGAGCTATGATGGTTTAGAGAGGAGCAGAGGTGCTGGGATGGATTGGGAGTTGAAAGCCACATCTGGTTTTCAGAACCCTAATCACTCCTTGGGAAACAGCAGTAGGTTCTCCAGGAATGAAGGAGAGCTGGTCATAGATTTGCATTTGGGGAGGTTGGCAGAGCGCAAATCGGCCAAGGACAAGGAGGCCAGGGCCTCGGCGGCTGCCGCCGCAGCTGCGGTGGCGTCGAAGAGGGGACGAGGTGCCTCGTCAACAGCAGCGACGACGTTGAGTTCCGGCGGCAGCCAGGTCCCACGATGCCAAGTCCAGGGTTGTAATTTGGATCTGAGCTGCTCGAAGGAGTATCACAAGCGGCACAAGGTCTGTGATGCCCACTCAAAGACGGCGAAGGTCATAGTCAACGGGGTGGAGCAGCGGTTCTGTCAGCAATGCAGCAG ATTCCATTTGCTTGTTGAGTTTGATGAGGCAAAACGAAGTTGTCGTAAACGTCTTGCTGGTCATAATGAGAGGCGCAGGAAACCACAGCTTGCAATCTACACTGGGAAATCTGGCAAGTTGCTTCCAGTATATCAGG CTGGCAAGTTTCCCTACAACTCCTTACCATCCAGGACTTCCTACAGCTGCCAAGACATATTTTCAATAGGTGGCCTGAATGAAACTAAATATGGAAATAGTAACTGGTGCAATGCTGTCAAGGTAGATGAAGATTTTATTCACAATGACCAGCACCACTTACCATCTGTCAACAGCATATCATTTCTGAAGTCAACCTTCTCTCCCTACATGGACAAGCAATTCCCTTGCTTACAGGATAGTGACACTACAACAGGCAGTGTCTGCTGTGAGAATGGCAGCAATTACACACAGGTGTTGGCAACTTCATCCGCCATTTCTCGGCCAGTGTTTCAGAAGGCTTCATTGGGAAGTGGATCTTTTACAGGCTTTGATGTGGTTCCATCCGCTCATAGCTTACGAAGAGTTTCAGACTCTGtttgtgctctctctcttctgtcatCTCAATCTTGGAGCTCATCGACTCAGTCTTCTGGAATGGCAATGCCTCCACCTTTGATGATCCAAGGAGGGCAGGCCTCTTACAATACTGGTCAATTTCCAGATAAGCTTTTGACCATCAGTTCACAGTTATCCTCTAGCGGTGCATCCAGCAGGTTTTCTTCAACGGGTATAAACTCTGCAGATGATGACCAAATTAGTGCTGTAAAGGTTCCTGATATTAGTGACTCTATTGATTTCGGTGAAGTTCACACTGATGGCATGTTTCAAGGATCTGACTTTGTAACGTCGAAGGATGAGCATACCGTTGACTTGCTTCAACTTTCTTCACTGCTGCAGAGCGCAGAACAACGCAGGCAGGTTGAACAAGAGAGGCAAGAAAATGAGGCATTTCAATGGAATCATATTGGATGA